In a genomic window of Holophagaceae bacterium:
- the gcvT gene encoding glycine cleavage system aminomethyltransferase GcvT — protein sequence MSEIKKTPLNAAHRALGAKMVDFGGWDMPVQYPAGILAEHEAVRTKAGLFDVSHMGELRVAGKDALNYLQHLTPNDVAGLANGQIHYTAFLYENGTFVDDLLIYRERDDEYLLVVNAGNIEKDFHWALEHTTGFEVRVTNESDATAEVALQGPLSEKILQPLTDIALAEIGYYHFRHGHVAGLPALVSRTGYTGEDGFEIYVVPGAAETIWHAVLAAGAPLGLIPAGLGARNTLRLECRMSLYGHEINDTTNALEAGLGWIVKLDKEADFIGKKALLAAKAQGLHRKVVGFRTAEKRDIARDGMSVVKDGQRIGYVTSGGPCPTIGANIGLAYVPAGMSAVGGRIGIDIRGREVEAEIIPTPFYKRKK from the coding sequence ATGTCCGAGATAAAAAAGACGCCCTTGAATGCCGCCCACCGGGCCCTGGGGGCAAAAATGGTGGATTTCGGCGGTTGGGACATGCCTGTGCAGTATCCGGCGGGCATCCTGGCGGAACACGAGGCCGTGCGCACCAAGGCTGGGCTGTTCGACGTCAGCCACATGGGCGAATTGCGCGTGGCCGGGAAGGATGCGCTGAACTACCTCCAGCACCTGACACCGAACGATGTGGCGGGCCTGGCCAACGGCCAGATCCATTACACGGCCTTTCTCTACGAGAACGGCACCTTCGTGGACGATCTGCTGATCTACAGGGAGAGGGACGACGAATACCTGCTCGTGGTGAATGCAGGGAATATCGAGAAGGATTTCCACTGGGCCCTTGAGCACACGACGGGTTTCGAAGTCCGCGTCACCAACGAGAGCGATGCCACCGCCGAGGTGGCGCTCCAGGGCCCCCTTTCGGAGAAAATCCTCCAGCCGCTCACGGACATCGCGCTGGCTGAAATCGGCTACTACCATTTCCGCCACGGCCACGTCGCTGGCCTTCCGGCCCTGGTCAGCCGGACGGGTTATACCGGTGAGGACGGCTTCGAGATCTACGTGGTGCCCGGGGCCGCAGAAACAATCTGGCATGCGGTCCTGGCTGCCGGCGCCCCGCTGGGCTTGATCCCCGCTGGGCTTGGCGCCCGCAACACCTTGCGGCTCGAATGCAGGATGTCCCTGTACGGACATGAGATCAACGACACCACCAACGCGCTGGAAGCGGGCCTGGGGTGGATCGTCAAGCTGGACAAGGAAGCGGATTTCATCGGCAAGAAGGCGCTGCTGGCCGCGAAGGCCCAGGGCCTCCACCGGAAGGTCGTGGGCTTCCGGACCGCCGAAAAACGCGACATCGCGCGGGATGGCATGTCGGTGGTGAAGGATGGCCAGCGCATCGGCTATGTCACCAGCGGCGGTCCCTGCCCAACCATCGGCGCGAACATCGGATTAGCCTACGTTCCCGCCGGGATGTCCGCCGTCGGGGGCAGGATCGGCATCGACATCCGCGGCCGCGAGGTCGAAGCGGAGATCATCCCCACGCCTTTCTACAAACGGAAGAAGTGA
- a CDS encoding response regulator transcription factor: protein MAAPPPNHLQSPDDGLALPRIFVVEDEPSLRNLLVSDLAAEGYCLEGFNDGIPALLRHREQPADLLILDLMLPEMDGFQALRSLRDSGDDTPVLILTARGEEPARVQGFLLGADDYLVKPFSILELLGRVKAILRRTRKLAESKVTRLSSGPFLLDRVRMEILLHGEKLDLGVQRVRLLEVLWRRPGHTLARAELLNLAWEPDARPGLRTVDVHIGQLRKQLGEKWIVTVEGLGYRWTEPVEPLD, encoded by the coding sequence ATGGCAGCCCCTCCTCCAAACCATCTCCAATCCCCTGACGATGGCCTCGCCCTGCCGAGAATCTTCGTGGTCGAGGACGAGCCCAGCCTCCGCAATCTCCTGGTGTCGGACCTGGCCGCGGAAGGCTATTGCCTGGAAGGCTTCAACGACGGGATTCCCGCCCTGCTGCGCCATCGCGAGCAACCCGCCGACCTGCTGATCCTCGACCTCATGCTGCCCGAGATGGACGGGTTCCAGGCGCTCCGCTCCCTGAGGGACTCCGGGGATGACACGCCCGTGCTGATCCTCACGGCCCGCGGGGAGGAACCCGCGCGGGTCCAGGGGTTCCTCCTCGGCGCGGATGACTACCTCGTCAAGCCGTTCTCCATCCTGGAGCTCCTGGGCCGGGTCAAAGCGATCCTCCGCCGCACGCGGAAGCTGGCGGAATCCAAGGTGACGCGGCTTTCCTCAGGCCCCTTCCTGCTGGACCGGGTCCGCATGGAGATCCTCCTCCACGGCGAGAAATTGGACCTGGGCGTCCAGAGGGTCCGCCTGCTGGAAGTGCTTTGGCGCCGCCCTGGGCACACGCTTGCCCGCGCCGAATTGCTGAATCTGGCCTGGGAACCCGACGCGCGCCCCGGCCTCCGGACCGTCGATGTGCACATCGGCCAGCTCCGCAAGCAATTGGGCGAAAAGTGGATCGTCACGGTGGAGGGCCTGGGCTACCGCTGGACGGAACCCGTGGAACCGCTGGACTGA
- a CDS encoding M4 family metallopeptidase, with protein sequence MAMLARPLSILATVLVAAPLCAGQPELQLRANRAVQRIQSMRAQIGLGELDHFTSRAVHDDDLGQTHTRLQQYHQGVRVWGGEAIVHAGKEGEDLPPTLAHKRHIFLNVTPSIGESEIRGLVHADLSPQGAYAHPPRVELVILPLETRVLNPNRAKIRTAGLDDASGTDGARELDATAFETRLVRYVLAYHVRTEIENPGDTRHTDYMVDAHTGAIIEKWDSLQTSNAVGTGNSQYSGTVQLYTNTTASGFELRDNTRPASAGNTVNDMNHATSGTGTVYTDADNTWGDGLDYKEAPEPTTSANGQTVAVDAAFGLQATWDMYKNIHGRNGIDGLGRYTYARVHYDNGYDNAFYSDQCMCITYGDGTKRLPYTPLDIAAHEFSHGVCSTTAALIYNKESGGLNESNSDIMGVMTEFYYRGANGQGSVIPDTGGNWTQGEQIATPASPQFRRMYKPSLDGKSADAWSSTLSTLNVHYSSGPMNRCFYFISQGATTSGDTSTTFLPGGMTGIGNQKAAKIWYRALTTYMTPSTDYAAARIACIQAVRDLYPVSGPEEIAVWNAFAGINVGGPWAGADAAPVVTVSESGAAGTVTFSATATDDKGVTKVDFLLDGLLVGTKTASPYAMAYDSLMQDDGTHTLVAKATDTVGLFTNATMNFLINNGQLIKNGSFEKGYGVGWSNTSGMEIGAILNTPPYDGAKCAKFGGRGSAGSVAIFQNVAIPATAASATLSFALHIETKETTGGLHDTFAVQIRNTAGTILQTLATYSNLNAAAGYTLYNFNVAAFKGQTVQVYFVGTEDSAISTGFILDKVNLLVVGGGPADTTPPSVSATESGTAGAITLAATATDANGVSKVEFYVDGALKGTDTASPFSMALDSTTLANGSHALVAKAYDPSGNVGSSTSVAFTINNADTQAPSVSVSESGSTGILSFSATASDNIGVTKVDFYVDGVLKGTDATAPYGMSLDSATLANGSHTLVGKAFDAAGNIGTSTGFVFTVGSDTTAPVVAASESGTAGTITLSATASDASGVAKVDFYVDGVLKGTDTTSPYSMALDSTTLTNASHALVVKATDPAGNIGTSASVAFTISNPPPSTTYNEVESNGTTTTANIVAGTVTKIVGYIGTSTDQDFFKITVAAGRTVTVNMTGPAKDYDLYLLSSTGSILKTSAGGSATETVTYTNTTAATGTYYIKVVGWSGAFTATTPYNLALIR encoded by the coding sequence ATGGCCATGCTCGCGCGACCCCTTTCCATCCTGGCAACCGTCCTTGTGGCAGCGCCGCTTTGCGCTGGCCAACCCGAGCTGCAGCTCCGCGCGAACCGCGCCGTGCAGCGGATCCAATCCATGCGTGCCCAGATCGGCCTCGGCGAACTGGACCATTTCACCTCCCGCGCCGTCCACGACGATGATCTGGGCCAGACCCACACGCGCCTGCAGCAGTACCACCAGGGCGTGCGGGTATGGGGTGGCGAAGCGATCGTCCATGCCGGGAAGGAAGGCGAGGATCTGCCTCCGACGCTGGCCCACAAGCGCCACATCTTCCTGAACGTGACGCCGTCCATTGGAGAGTCGGAGATCCGTGGCCTGGTCCACGCCGACCTGTCCCCCCAAGGGGCCTACGCCCATCCGCCCCGGGTGGAACTGGTGATCCTGCCCTTGGAGACCCGCGTCCTCAACCCGAACCGGGCCAAGATCCGCACTGCTGGGCTGGATGATGCGTCCGGAACGGATGGCGCGAGGGAGCTGGACGCCACCGCCTTCGAGACCCGGCTGGTCCGCTACGTGCTCGCCTACCATGTCCGCACGGAGATCGAGAACCCTGGCGACACGCGCCATACGGACTACATGGTCGACGCCCACACCGGCGCGATCATCGAAAAATGGGACAGCCTCCAGACCTCGAATGCCGTCGGCACCGGCAACAGCCAGTACAGCGGCACTGTCCAGCTCTACACCAACACCACTGCTTCCGGTTTTGAACTGCGGGACAACACTAGGCCTGCGAGCGCAGGCAACACAGTCAACGACATGAACCACGCCACCTCGGGCACCGGAACCGTGTATACGGACGCCGACAACACATGGGGCGATGGACTGGACTACAAGGAAGCCCCCGAACCCACCACCTCCGCCAACGGGCAGACTGTCGCGGTGGACGCGGCTTTCGGCCTCCAGGCCACCTGGGACATGTACAAGAACATCCACGGGCGCAACGGCATCGATGGGCTCGGCCGCTACACCTACGCGCGGGTGCACTACGACAACGGCTACGACAACGCCTTCTATTCAGACCAGTGCATGTGCATCACCTACGGCGACGGGACCAAGCGGCTGCCCTACACCCCGCTCGACATCGCCGCCCATGAATTCAGCCACGGGGTCTGCTCCACCACCGCGGCGCTGATCTACAACAAGGAATCCGGGGGCCTGAACGAATCCAACTCCGACATCATGGGCGTCATGACGGAGTTCTACTACCGCGGAGCGAACGGCCAGGGCAGCGTCATTCCGGACACCGGCGGGAACTGGACCCAGGGCGAGCAGATCGCGACCCCCGCATCGCCCCAGTTCCGCCGCATGTACAAGCCGAGCCTGGACGGGAAAAGCGCAGATGCCTGGAGTTCCACGCTCTCCACCCTGAACGTGCACTACAGCTCCGGCCCCATGAACCGCTGTTTCTATTTCATCAGCCAGGGCGCCACCACCTCGGGCGATACCTCCACGACTTTCCTTCCCGGCGGCATGACGGGCATCGGGAATCAGAAGGCGGCCAAGATCTGGTACCGCGCCCTCACCACGTACATGACGCCATCCACGGACTACGCGGCCGCCCGCATCGCCTGCATCCAGGCCGTACGCGACCTGTACCCGGTTTCAGGCCCTGAGGAAATCGCGGTCTGGAACGCCTTCGCCGGCATCAATGTCGGCGGGCCCTGGGCCGGCGCCGATGCCGCGCCTGTGGTCACCGTCAGCGAGAGCGGCGCGGCGGGAACGGTCACGTTCAGCGCCACTGCCACGGACGACAAGGGCGTCACGAAAGTGGATTTCCTCCTCGACGGCCTCCTGGTCGGCACGAAGACCGCATCTCCCTACGCCATGGCCTATGACTCCCTCATGCAGGACGACGGCACCCACACGCTGGTCGCGAAGGCCACCGACACGGTCGGGCTCTTCACCAACGCCACGATGAATTTCCTCATCAACAACGGCCAGTTGATCAAGAACGGGAGCTTCGAGAAGGGCTACGGGGTGGGCTGGTCGAACACCTCAGGCATGGAAATCGGCGCCATCCTCAACACCCCGCCCTACGATGGCGCCAAGTGCGCCAAATTCGGCGGACGGGGATCGGCCGGGAGCGTCGCCATCTTCCAAAACGTGGCCATTCCAGCGACCGCGGCCTCGGCCACCCTCAGCTTCGCCCTGCATATCGAGACCAAGGAGACCACCGGCGGCCTCCACGATACCTTCGCGGTCCAGATCCGCAACACGGCCGGGACGATCCTCCAGACCCTGGCGACCTACAGCAACCTGAACGCCGCGGCGGGCTACACCTTGTACAACTTCAATGTCGCCGCCTTCAAGGGCCAGACGGTCCAAGTGTATTTCGTGGGCACCGAAGATTCAGCGATCTCCACGGGCTTCATCCTGGACAAGGTGAACCTGCTGGTGGTGGGCGGCGGCCCCGCCGATACCACGCCGCCGTCGGTCTCGGCTACGGAGTCCGGCACCGCGGGCGCCATCACCCTGGCCGCCACGGCGACGGACGCCAACGGCGTCTCCAAGGTCGAGTTCTATGTGGATGGCGCCTTGAAGGGCACGGACACGGCCTCGCCCTTCAGCATGGCTTTGGACAGCACCACCCTGGCCAATGGCAGCCATGCCTTGGTGGCTAAGGCTTATGATCCCTCAGGCAACGTGGGTTCGTCGACGTCGGTGGCCTTCACCATCAACAACGCGGACACCCAGGCTCCATCCGTTTCCGTCAGTGAAAGCGGCAGCACAGGCATCCTGTCTTTCAGCGCCACGGCTTCCGACAACATCGGCGTGACCAAGGTCGACTTCTATGTGGATGGCGTGTTGAAAGGGACGGATGCCACCGCTCCGTATGGCATGAGCCTGGACAGCGCAACCCTCGCGAATGGCAGCCACACGCTCGTGGGCAAAGCTTTTGATGCCGCTGGCAACATCGGCACCTCCACGGGCTTCGTGTTCACGGTCGGCTCCGATACGACGGCCCCGGTGGTGGCCGCCAGCGAATCCGGAACCGCAGGGACCATCACGCTCTCCGCCACCGCCTCGGACGCCAGCGGCGTGGCCAAGGTCGATTTCTACGTGGACGGCGTGCTCAAGGGCACGGACACCACTTCGCCCTACAGCATGGCCCTGGACAGCACGACCTTGACGAATGCGAGCCACGCCCTGGTGGTCAAGGCCACGGATCCCGCAGGCAACATCGGCACTTCCGCCAGCGTTGCCTTCACCATCAGCAATCCGCCGCCATCCACCACCTACAACGAGGTCGAGAGCAACGGCACCACCACCACCGCCAACATCGTGGCCGGCACCGTCACGAAGATCGTGGGCTACATCGGCACTTCCACCGATCAGGATTTCTTCAAGATCACGGTCGCCGCCGGCCGCACGGTGACGGTGAACATGACCGGCCCGGCGAAAGACTATGATCTGTATCTGCTCAGCAGCACCGGCAGCATCCTGAAGACCAGCGCGGGCGGGTCCGCGACGGAAACCGTAACCTACACCAACACCACCGCGGCCACGGGCACCTACTACATCAAGGTGGTCGGCTGGAGCGGCGCCTTCACCGCAACGACGCCCTACAACCTCGCCTTGATCCGCTGA
- the sfsA gene encoding DNA/RNA nuclease SfsA: MEKRDLIQGRIIHRYKRFLADVELPDGSVATAHTTNTGSMKTCWESGDAVLLSQHDDPARKLKYTWLACQRAGAWVGVETGMPNRVVADAARRGTLPGLPGLVEVRTEQKYGSERSRIDVLARDGQGRCVFIEVKNTTLRIGSHACFPDAVTERGAKHLRELRAMAGQGHRAALVFFVQRGDVAAFDVAREIDPAYAEELDRAAAAGVEVLPLAAGLAVEEQENGLFTLRWELPGLLPWAPRP; encoded by the coding sequence ATGGAGAAGCGCGACCTCATCCAGGGACGGATCATCCATCGCTACAAGCGTTTCCTGGCGGACGTCGAACTGCCCGACGGCTCTGTGGCCACGGCCCACACGACCAACACGGGATCCATGAAAACCTGCTGGGAGTCCGGCGATGCGGTGCTGCTTTCGCAGCATGACGATCCGGCCCGGAAGCTGAAATACACCTGGCTCGCATGCCAACGCGCGGGCGCCTGGGTGGGCGTGGAGACCGGGATGCCGAACCGGGTGGTCGCCGATGCGGCGCGGCGCGGGACCCTGCCCGGGCTGCCTGGCCTGGTGGAGGTGCGCACGGAACAGAAATATGGCTCGGAGCGCAGCCGCATCGATGTGCTTGCAAGGGATGGCCAGGGCCGCTGCGTTTTCATCGAAGTGAAGAACACCACGCTGAGAATCGGCTCCCATGCCTGCTTTCCAGACGCGGTCACGGAGCGGGGCGCCAAACATCTGAGGGAACTGCGCGCCATGGCCGGGCAGGGGCACCGGGCGGCCCTGGTGTTCTTCGTCCAGCGGGGGGACGTGGCTGCCTTCGACGTGGCCCGTGAAATCGATCCGGCCTACGCGGAGGAATTGGACCGCGCTGCAGCCGCGGGTGTGGAAGTGCTTCCTTTGGCGGCAGGCCTAGCCGTGGAGGAGCAGGAGAACGGCCTGTTCACGCTGCGCTGGGAGCTTCCAGGGCTGCTGCCCTGGGCGCCGCGGCCATAG
- a CDS encoding HAD family hydrolase, which yields MSGKPAIFLDRDGTLNEEVDYLHRPEELVLIPGAAKAVAKLNALGIPVAVVTNQSGIGRGYFGFHDFDQVTARMAELLAGEGAHLDAVYVAPHHEKGQGDYAHPDHPERKPNAGMLTRAALEHGLDLSRSWMIGDKESDLEAGRRAGCRVALVRTGYGKSVEARLADLVAADLPEAVDRILETWT from the coding sequence ATGAGTGGAAAGCCCGCCATCTTCCTCGACCGGGATGGGACCCTCAACGAAGAGGTGGACTATCTGCATAGACCCGAGGAACTGGTGCTCATCCCTGGCGCGGCCAAAGCCGTGGCCAAGCTCAATGCGCTGGGGATACCGGTGGCGGTCGTCACCAACCAGAGCGGCATCGGCCGCGGCTATTTCGGGTTCCATGACTTTGACCAGGTGACGGCCCGCATGGCCGAATTGCTGGCCGGAGAAGGGGCGCATCTGGACGCGGTGTACGTGGCCCCCCACCACGAGAAGGGACAGGGGGACTATGCCCATCCCGACCATCCCGAACGGAAGCCCAATGCCGGGATGCTGACCCGCGCCGCGCTGGAGCATGGACTGGATCTCTCGCGGTCCTGGATGATCGGCGACAAGGAAAGCGATCTGGAGGCCGGGCGCAGGGCCGGATGCCGCGTTGCCCTGGTGCGGACGGGCTATGGGAAAAGCGTGGAAGCGAGGCTGGCGGACCTGGTGGCCGCGGACCTTCCCGAAGCGGTGGACAGGATCCTGGAAACTTGGACCTGA
- a CDS encoding PD40 domain-containing protein — MQAPEPGRPPAAPAHAVASPTPNPFQPAPGDPHRDLRETHLRDVKKLTNTGSNAEAYWSWDGKRIVFQSTREGRECDQIYVMDADGSNQHLASTGKGRTTCGYFMPGDRRIIYGSTHGAGADCPPSPPFTPGTYRWPVFSSYDLYTSKPDGSDVRSLLAHDGYDAEATVAPNGKWIVFTSERSGDIDLWKADTKGKRLQRLTDAVGYDGGAVWSPDSKLIAWRTNYPKGGPATEKYRELLKQHLVEPMEMDIWVMNADGTGKRQVTHLVGAAFAPVFSPDGKAVVFSSNWEDRQGKGRNFEIYKVNLDGTGLERLTYTGNFNSFPHFSADGKKLLWVSGREAAAPRQFNVFVAEYHP, encoded by the coding sequence GTGCAGGCCCCGGAACCGGGCAGGCCGCCTGCTGCGCCGGCCCACGCGGTAGCCTCGCCCACCCCCAATCCATTCCAGCCCGCCCCTGGAGATCCTCATCGGGACCTGCGGGAAACGCATCTTCGAGATGTGAAAAAACTTACCAACACAGGTTCCAATGCCGAAGCCTATTGGAGCTGGGACGGCAAGCGGATCGTTTTCCAGAGCACCCGGGAAGGCCGGGAGTGCGACCAGATCTATGTGATGGATGCGGATGGATCAAACCAGCACCTGGCCAGCACCGGGAAGGGCCGCACGACCTGCGGCTACTTCATGCCCGGCGACCGGCGGATCATCTACGGCAGCACCCATGGCGCAGGCGCGGACTGCCCGCCGAGTCCCCCCTTCACCCCAGGAACCTATCGCTGGCCGGTGTTTTCGAGCTACGACTTGTACACCTCCAAACCCGATGGCAGCGATGTGAGGTCTCTGCTGGCCCATGATGGCTACGACGCCGAAGCCACCGTGGCGCCCAATGGCAAATGGATCGTGTTCACCTCGGAACGCAGCGGCGACATCGATCTTTGGAAGGCCGACACCAAAGGGAAACGCCTCCAGCGGTTGACAGATGCCGTCGGATACGATGGCGGAGCTGTCTGGAGCCCCGACTCCAAGCTCATCGCCTGGCGCACCAATTACCCGAAAGGCGGTCCCGCCACCGAGAAATACCGCGAACTCCTGAAGCAACACCTCGTGGAACCCATGGAGATGGACATCTGGGTGATGAACGCCGATGGCACCGGAAAAAGGCAGGTGACCCACCTGGTCGGCGCCGCCTTCGCGCCGGTCTTTTCGCCCGATGGCAAAGCCGTGGTGTTCTCCAGCAACTGGGAGGATCGCCAGGGCAAGGGCCGGAATTTCGAGATCTACAAGGTGAACCTGGACGGCACGGGGCTGGAGCGGCTCACCTACACGGGGAATTTCAATTCCTTCCCGCACTTCAGCGCCGATGGGAAGAAGCTGCTGTGGGTCAGCGGACGCGAGGCCGCCGCGCCCCGCCAGTTCAATGTCTTCGTCGCCGAATACCATCCATGA
- a CDS encoding CoA transferase subunit A, whose protein sequence is MALEAQVIDKRVASAHEAVADIFDGASLAVGGFGLCGIPEHLIAALVEKGVTGLTCYSNNAGVDDFGLGLLLRNRQIKKMVSSYVGENAEFERQYLHGELELEFSPQGTLAERMRAGGAGIPAFYTPTAAGTVVAEGKERKVFNGRECVLEQGIVADFALVKAWKADRLGNLVYRKTARNFNPMAATCGKICIAEVEEIVEVGDLDPDHIHTPGVYVHRLLLGSHYEKRIEKVVTRAL, encoded by the coding sequence ATGGCATTGGAGGCTCAAGTGATCGACAAGCGTGTGGCTTCGGCCCATGAAGCCGTGGCGGACATTTTTGATGGCGCGTCCCTGGCCGTCGGCGGATTCGGCCTCTGCGGCATTCCTGAGCATCTCATCGCAGCGCTGGTGGAAAAGGGCGTCACAGGATTGACCTGCTACTCCAATAACGCAGGCGTGGATGATTTCGGCCTGGGCCTGTTGCTGCGGAACCGGCAGATCAAGAAGATGGTCAGTTCCTACGTGGGCGAGAACGCGGAATTCGAACGCCAATACCTGCACGGGGAACTGGAGCTGGAATTCTCGCCCCAGGGCACCCTGGCCGAACGCATGCGGGCAGGCGGAGCCGGGATTCCGGCCTTCTACACCCCCACGGCCGCAGGCACCGTCGTGGCGGAAGGCAAGGAAAGAAAAGTGTTCAATGGCCGGGAGTGCGTGCTCGAGCAGGGCATCGTGGCGGATTTCGCGCTCGTGAAAGCCTGGAAAGCCGATCGCCTGGGCAACCTCGTCTACCGGAAAACCGCCCGCAACTTCAATCCCATGGCTGCCACTTGCGGGAAGATCTGCATCGCCGAAGTGGAGGAAATCGTCGAGGTGGGCGATCTTGACCCGGATCACATCCACACGCCGGGAGTCTATGTCCATAGGCTCCTGCTTGGCAGCCACTACGAGAAGCGCATTGAAAAGGTAGTGACGAGGGCTTTGTAG
- a CDS encoding MFS transporter: protein MAAWKDLVDHTKEYRTRRFLNWFPLGLTYATMYMGRYNFNIVKSDIGAWYHLDKAEMGIVATAGFWTYGLSVALNGPLADRIGGRKAILVGALGAALLNLLIGLMFLGGHTTQLLVSLSLLWSVNMYFQSFGALSVVKVNSTWFHVHERGVFGGIFGIMISSGYFLATTIGAWLLASFQSWTVIWFVPAAAMAGMFAIDYFLVRNRPSHAGFPDFDTGDGSNAHEAEDAPLPLVDLFKKVFHNPVILFLIAAEFCTGFVRQGVMLYFTEYLAEVYDLSKKTHLFWWTGVAFMFGGILGGLLCGWMSDKLFQSRRPPVAFIFYLVQVVMLALLGMTLGRGTWLGQVWAIILLGLTAMFIFGVHGMLSGTASMDFGGRKAAATVAGALDGIQYIGSGLTGFGLGWILKTYGWDGIAASGHAPTHAWVWVGAIIPFSLMGAFIMTRIWNAKPSSAAH, encoded by the coding sequence TTGGCTGCATGGAAGGATCTCGTGGACCACACCAAGGAATACAGAACACGGCGTTTCCTGAACTGGTTCCCGCTGGGGCTCACCTACGCCACCATGTACATGGGCCGCTATAACTTCAACATCGTCAAAAGCGATATCGGCGCCTGGTACCACCTGGACAAGGCCGAAATGGGCATTGTCGCCACCGCGGGCTTCTGGACCTATGGCTTGAGCGTGGCGCTCAACGGACCTCTGGCGGACCGCATCGGCGGACGGAAGGCGATTCTGGTGGGCGCGTTAGGCGCGGCCCTGCTGAACCTGCTGATCGGACTGATGTTCCTGGGCGGCCACACCACTCAGCTCCTGGTGAGCCTGAGCCTGCTTTGGTCCGTCAACATGTACTTCCAGAGCTTTGGGGCGCTGTCAGTGGTGAAGGTGAACAGCACCTGGTTCCATGTCCATGAGCGGGGCGTCTTCGGCGGCATATTCGGCATCATGATCTCGTCGGGTTATTTCCTGGCGACCACCATCGGCGCCTGGCTGCTAGCCAGCTTCCAGAGCTGGACCGTCATCTGGTTCGTGCCGGCCGCGGCCATGGCCGGCATGTTCGCCATCGACTACTTCCTGGTGCGCAACCGCCCCAGCCACGCGGGTTTCCCCGACTTCGACACCGGGGACGGGTCCAACGCCCACGAGGCCGAGGATGCGCCCCTGCCCCTCGTCGATCTGTTCAAGAAGGTCTTCCACAACCCCGTCATTTTGTTTCTGATCGCGGCGGAATTCTGCACGGGCTTCGTGCGGCAGGGCGTGATGCTCTACTTCACGGAGTATCTGGCGGAGGTCTACGACCTCTCCAAGAAGACCCACCTTTTCTGGTGGACCGGTGTGGCCTTCATGTTCGGTGGAATCCTTGGCGGCCTACTGTGCGGCTGGATGAGCGACAAGCTCTTCCAGTCCCGCCGGCCTCCCGTGGCCTTCATCTTCTATTTGGTCCAGGTGGTCATGCTGGCACTGCTCGGCATGACCCTGGGGCGAGGCACCTGGCTCGGCCAAGTATGGGCGATCATCCTGCTTGGGCTGACGGCCATGTTCATCTTCGGCGTCCACGGCATGCTCAGCGGCACGGCCAGCATGGATTTTGGCGGGCGCAAGGCGGCGGCCACCGTGGCCGGCGCCCTGGATGGCATCCAGTACATCGGCAGCGGCCTCACGGGATTCGGGTTGGGCTGGATTCTCAAGACCTATGGCTGGGACGGCATCGCCGCCAGCGGCCACGCGCCCACCCACGCCTGGGTCTGGGTCGGCGCCATCATTCCGTTCAGCCTCATGGGCGCCTTCATCATGACCCGCATCTGGAACGCGAAACCCAGCAGCGCGGCCCATTGA
- a CDS encoding HAD family hydrolase gives MSPHRPILEALERLKSRPASAPRPIAVYDLDSTLFCTGPRNLAIARAFSEYRHQLRPFVDRLEAHRMGWNVMTDLQELGFADQVILTELRHFWRATFFTDHFVKMDSVYPGAVELVQALREAGCLTFYLTGRDDPGMRQGTLQALSAAGFPMPAEDVVLRLKPTWEEDDLAFKTKVFDELNALGDVALAFENEPTNANRFLRAFPAATVVLHATIHSPDPEPLDPGVHVLKTLAADWIQSSDLQ, from the coding sequence ATGTCCCCCCACCGGCCCATCCTCGAAGCCCTCGAACGCCTGAAATCCAGGCCTGCCAGCGCACCGCGCCCCATCGCGGTCTATGACCTCGACTCGACGCTGTTCTGCACGGGCCCGCGCAATCTGGCCATCGCACGGGCCTTTTCCGAATACCGCCATCAATTGCGACCTTTTGTGGACCGGCTGGAAGCGCACCGGATGGGCTGGAACGTCATGACGGATCTCCAGGAACTCGGGTTCGCCGACCAGGTGATCCTCACCGAACTACGGCATTTTTGGCGCGCCACCTTTTTCACGGACCACTTCGTGAAAATGGACAGCGTCTACCCCGGCGCTGTGGAACTGGTGCAGGCACTGCGCGAGGCCGGCTGCCTGACTTTTTATCTCACGGGCCGGGACGATCCAGGCATGCGGCAAGGCACCCTCCAGGCCCTTTCCGCCGCCGGTTTCCCGATGCCCGCCGAGGACGTGGTCCTGCGCCTCAAGCCCACCTGGGAAGAAGATGACCTGGCCTTCAAGACCAAGGTCTTCGATGAACTGAATGCCTTGGGCGACGTGGCACTGGCTTTCGAGAACGAGCCCACCAACGCGAACCGATTCCTCCGCGCCTTCCCGGCGGCCACGGTCGTCCTGCACGCCACCATCCATTCGCCGGATCCGGAACCGCTGGATCCGGGCGTCCACGTGCTGAAGACCCTGGCGGCCGACTGGATCCAGAGCTCTGACCTACAATAA